From the genome of Candidatus Saccharimonadales bacterium, one region includes:
- the rimK gene encoding 30S ribosomal protein S6--L-glutamate ligase: MNIAILSNGPGNYSTKRLKEEAIKRGHTVSIIKYRDCYVSIEQNNPTVSYKGQDLARFDAIIPRIASYMTRYGTAVVRQLEAQGIYTLSSSIAINRSRDKLRSMQLLARAGVGIPKTVFSRNSTDIDDLIEKIGGTPVIIKLARGTHGNGVVLAETKKAAKSVLQAFYLSNDDGTNVLLQEFVEESAGVDIRTFVVGSRVVASMKRQSLDDDFRSNLHKGGQGTPIKLTDEERKIAVKAAKAMGLNVAGVDMMRSSRGPLVLEVNASPGFGIEQVTGRDIAGPIIEYVEMNAKRRAKKDKVGA; the protein is encoded by the coding sequence ATGAATATCGCAATCCTTTCAAACGGACCAGGCAACTACTCAACGAAGCGCCTCAAAGAGGAGGCTATAAAGCGCGGACATACAGTCAGTATTATTAAGTATCGTGATTGTTATGTATCTATCGAGCAAAATAACCCAACCGTAAGCTACAAAGGGCAGGATTTGGCACGGTTTGATGCGATTATTCCCCGCATTGCTTCGTACATGACCCGATATGGCACCGCGGTAGTGCGCCAGCTGGAAGCTCAGGGTATTTATACACTTTCAAGCTCGATCGCTATCAACCGATCACGCGATAAACTTCGCAGCATGCAACTTTTGGCCCGCGCAGGAGTGGGTATTCCAAAAACCGTTTTTTCACGGAACTCAACAGATATTGATGATCTCATTGAAAAAATCGGCGGAACACCCGTCATTATTAAGCTGGCGCGTGGTACGCACGGAAATGGCGTGGTTTTGGCCGAAACGAAAAAAGCGGCAAAATCTGTACTTCAGGCATTTTATCTTTCAAATGACGATGGTACCAACGTCCTATTGCAAGAATTCGTCGAAGAGTCTGCCGGAGTTGATATCCGTACGTTTGTTGTAGGAAGTCGTGTCGTGGCGAGCATGAAGCGCCAGAGTCTCGATGATGACTTTCGCTCAAATCTTCACAAAGGCGGACAGGGAACACCGATCAAACTAACCGATGAAGAGCGCAAAATTGCCGTCAAAGCCGCAAAAGCTATGGGTTTGAATGTTGCCGGAGTCGATATGATGCGCAGCAGTCGCGGTCCGCTTGTACTTGAAGTAAACGCGAGCCCGGGGTTTGGCATTGAACAAGTAACGGGTCGCGATATCGCAGGTCCGATTATCGAATATGTCGAAATGAATGCCAAGCGACGAGCCAAAAAAGACAAAGTCGGCGCGTAA
- a CDS encoding RimK/LysX family protein: MAPKDKIIVGRNEPVDFARYARKVPAKIDTGADSSSVWVSNVRVDKNGVLRFSLFGEGSPFYSGKTLKREHYKVAMVRSASGHQQIRYRTQLSLRLGGKRIRAMFNLSDRSQNKFPVLIGRRTLSGKFIVDVTKSHYTDPDTTITKELNGQLSEDPYMFYKKYYKKSGVALRKKL; this comes from the coding sequence ATGGCCCCGAAAGACAAAATAATCGTCGGTCGAAATGAGCCTGTTGACTTTGCGAGATACGCTCGCAAAGTTCCTGCTAAAATTGATACAGGAGCTGATTCGTCCTCCGTATGGGTAAGCAATGTGCGAGTGGATAAAAACGGCGTCCTACGGTTTAGCTTATTTGGAGAGGGATCTCCCTTCTACTCGGGAAAAACCCTTAAGCGTGAGCATTACAAAGTAGCCATGGTACGTAGTGCCAGTGGCCATCAGCAAATACGATACAGAACACAACTCAGTCTTCGTCTTGGGGGTAAACGTATTCGAGCGATGTTTAATCTCTCCGATAGATCGCAAAATAAATTCCCCGTCCTTATCGGAAGGCGGACGCTAAGCGGAAAATTCATCGTTGATGTGACCAAATCTCATTATACCGACCCAGATACAACGATAACGAAAGAATTAAACGGACAACTTAGCGAAGATCCGTACATGTTTTACAAAAAATATTACAAAAAAAGTGGCGTAGCCTTGAGGAAAAAACTATGA